The Kogia breviceps isolate mKogBre1 chromosome 19, mKogBre1 haplotype 1, whole genome shotgun sequence genome contains the following window.
ACAGGGAGCCTCTCCCTCCGCGTACAGGTGGCTTCTGTGTCAGCACATGGaccacccctcccagcccctgcggGACCAGCTCCTCCCTGAGCCCCTCCAGCCCCGGCTTCCCGGGAACTAGGGCGCGGACGTCCTCCTGCCGCCCAGGCTGTGCCTCGGCCCCCTGGCCTGGACACTGGTAGCCTCAGTCCCCCCTTGGTGGCTCCATGTCCCCTGCCGGCTacttcccagcctcccactcccacCTGAAGCCAGAGTCCTGAGCCGGTCTCCCCTCTATGCCAGCTCAGCCCCCACAGGGCACGCTTGACCCTCCTTCTCACCCATCCGCCCAGGTAAGCCTGCCCCGGGCCCTGCCAGCCTGCCTGTGGGCACCCGGCTGTGTGATGTGGGCCGGGCTGctcaccctctctgggccccagttatCTCAGCTGCCAGGTCGATGGGGTGGAAACTGCCCAATGCTGGGTGTGCGGGGATGCTGGGGACCCCCCACCCAGGTCTCCTCAGGTTGGGGGGGCCAGAGGAGCTATCATAAGCCTGGGGGCGTGACCGCCTCTTGCCTGGGGCCCCGATCTtcgccagcccccagccccactccccggTCCTCCCCTGCAGCCCCTTCTGTCCACCCTTCTCTGTTGTTCAGTCCACTACTGCTGGCCCTCCCTGGGACCCTGCGTCAAACTGGGCAACACAGGGGACTCAGAGAGGTCTCAGAGCCCCCCCAGCCCTTGAGGGGCTCCCCTGCAACCATGGCTGCAGCCCAGGGGCAATGGAGGGGGCCAGTCATCCTGACAGCAGAGTGGTGTGGGGGGGGCAGGGTgtcaggaagacttcctggaggaggagggtcTTGAGCTGGGCCTTGGTGGACAAGGGGATTTTGCTGGGGGAGGAGTtgagaagggcattccaggcagaaggaacagcctcTGGGTTTGGGGTCCCTCTGACAGCCTGGCGGCGGCTGAGTCATCAGCCCAAACCCAAGAGGGCAGTGAGAGGGCCAGGGCCCCACAAGAGATGCCGAGTCTGGTGTTGGACACGGGGCCTgctggaggagggtggggtggagCCTGCCTGTGCCTTTGAAGAGGGCAGCTGCTGGCTGCCTGCCAGGCGGAGGGGTAATTAGCCCTAATCAAGGGGGCgcctccttcctccaccttctccCTCTGGCCTGGAAGGGAAGGACAGGAGGCAGGCAGGCCCACCCCAGCTGCACACATGGCCTCTGTCGCTCCTACTGTGCTGTCTGGGGTTCCAGGGGGGTCTCATGCATCACCCGCCTCTGGGGGCGAGGGGCGTCCAGCTGACCCAGGCACAGCCGAGGGGCTCTCGGCCAGGGAGGAGCATACGGACGCCTCGGCCCAGCTCTGTCCCCTTAGCCAGGTTCCACGCCCCTTCAAAGCTGCAgggtcccctcctccaggaagccttcctggttgTATGCTTCCTCTGGGCTCCTTCAGCACAGCCCTGAGCACAGGATAACAGGCTCATGTGTTTTCTTTGCTCCACGCTGGGTGCTGGGCAGGGACCAGGCCTGCTCGTCACCAAGTCTAGGTCCCTAAGCCAGCGCCCTGCTCTCCGGTGGGCTCCTCACGAATGCCCCGTGGAGGAGCAAGTGAAGGGTGTCCCtgcttggggggcggggggtgggggtggggcatgcCCAGCGGGAGGCAGGCAGGAGCTGCGAGGAGGATCCCAcgcagggtggggcagggagggggcttcACAGCTGAGACCACTGGGCTCCAAACCTTGCACTCCGGCCGGAGGCCGCCCGGTAGTGGGTGTGAGTCCACGGCCAAGGGCtgtagggggtgggggggtgccaACCAGAGGCTACGGCTCCTTCAGAGGCCCACCAGGGTTAGGGGAACGCTGGGAGGTCGGTCTGGCCTGAATGTGAGGGCGGGGGGTCATTCATGCAGTCAAGGGTgtgtattgagcacctgctgtgtgccgggAGATGGGGCAGCGAACCAACAGGATGAGGCGGCTGCCGCCACGAGTGGGAGAGAACGGCTAGCACGGAGAGGTTGGGGCGGTGCCTTGAAGGAGGACAGGAGAACCGGGGGGCCACGGGGAGACCCCAGGCATGAGCGGGAGAGCACAGGCTGAGCCGGGGGCGGTTCCTGCCGGTGGCAGGGAGGGTCTGGAGGGGGCAAGATGGGCCAGGTCCCTGGAGGCGTGGACAGGGGCCAGTGGGAGGCGGGGGGGCCGAGGAGAGGTCTCGAGGGAGGCCTCTTGCGCTGCCGCCGCAGGCTGGTCACGGTGGTGCTTATCGGCGTGGCTGTGGCCTGGATCCCGGTGCTGCAGGGCTCCAACAGCGGGCAGCTCTTCCTCTACATGCAGTCGGTGACCAGCTCCCTGGCCCCCCCAGTGACCGCGGTCTTCGTCCTGGGCATCTTCTGGCGGCGGGCCAACGAGCAGGTGGGGACGGGGAGAGCCGGGCTGCGGCCGGGCGCACGTCTCCCCCTGCCGCCCGTGTGCCTGGGTCGGGGGGAGCCCTGGCCTTCCTGCCGAGGCCCCAGCTGCCCTGCCTTCTCCCCCCAGGGGGCCTTCTGGGGCCTGATGGCAGGGCTGGCGGTGGGGGCCACCAGGCTGGTGCTGGAGTTCCTGCACCCGGCGCCGCCCTGCGGCCACCCCGAGGAGCGGCCTGCCATCCTCCGCAGCGTCCACTACCTGCACTTCGCCGTGGCTCTCTTCGTGCTCAGCGGGGCCGCGGTGGTGGCCGGGAGCCTGCTGACGCCACCCCCCCAGGGCGTCCAGGTGAGCCTGTCCTGACCCCTGACCCTCTCTGACCCAGGGATTTTCTAGCTCTCGACCCGTAACCCCATCTGGCCCTGGTTCCTGGCCCTTTGTGAACTCGGCTGCCCTCTTTCCACCACTGACCCCTGATCCCATCTGGGCTCACCCCCGCCCTCACCCTTCCCTGCAGATCGACAACCTCACCTGGTGGACCCTGGCTCAGGACCCGCCCCCGGGAGCCAAGGCAGGTGTGTGCTCGACCCTCAGGCGCTCCCCTCGCTCCCACCCACGCGGGGCCGAGGCGAGGGCCCCGGGCGGGACCCTGTGGCCCACATCTGTCCCCTCCTCGTGCCCCCTCCAGGTGGCCGCCGAGCGTCCCAGAAACACGCCTTCTGGGCCCGCGTCTGCGGCTTCAACGCCATCCTCCTCGTGTGCGTCAACATCTTCTTCTACGCCTACTTTGCCTGACGCCGTCCACAGGTGCCCCCCTTCCCCACcgaggaaacggaggcccagaggaGGGGGGCGCCCCTCGTGGCCGCAGGGCAGGTCGGTGCCCAGGGGCCGGCCGAGCCAGCAAAGCGGGAGCTCTGAAAACGTAGGgaggaaatgggaaaaaagaacGTGCGATGCCTCGAGAATGGGAGCCGTAATTGGAAAGAAAACGAGATTTCTGATGAGCGTCCTTCTActcttttactgtttttattttgagttCTCGGGCCCAGGTCGTGAGCGGCAGGCCCGCCAGAGCTCCGGGCTCCAGGGTCTCGGGCCGGCGCTGGGCAGGGGGAGCCCCTCTCCGCCCCTCCCTTGGCTCCTGCCCCATCCCAcctgctcccctctccctgctctccGCCCCTCCAGCACCGGCCCGGCCTTCAAAGCCCTTGCCGAGCCCCCTCGGTCTGCCTGCGCCCCAAGGGCCCCGGGGTCCCCTGCTTAGGACCGCGCTGGCGGCCCCTTCCCCGTGGACACCCTGCCTTTTCTCAAGCTGGGGCTCCACGGAGGCTGCCCGCCCCGTCCTGGATGCCGCCGGCCCTCAGGGCCCAGCTCTGGCCGCAACTCCTCACCTGGCCCGTAGTCCCCCACGCTTCCCGGGGCCCTGGTCTGCGCAGAGCCTGGGCCTGAACAAGAGCGAGCGGGTGCAGCTATGTCTCCCAGGTGGCCACGCCCAGGCCTGGCCCCTCAGAGCTTGTCCGGCCCGCGGGGCCGACGGAAGAGCAGCAGCTTCCGTTTCTTTCACCCTTGCCCGCCCTCCCTCGGGGCCTCCAGCCTCCCCCGACGTGTCTGTGGTGGGCAGGGGCGTTGGATCCCAGGTGGAGCCCAAAGTCTCCGAGTCGGTCCAGCAAGTCCAGGCACAGGTGTGCGGGGCCCTGGCCACCTCTCCAGTAGCCAGCCTTTGGGGCTTTTGGATGGAGAGGAGGGCAGGCCCAGCGGGTGGTCACCCAGGAGCCCTCAGCCCTCCCTGGGGGCGGTGCCATTGGTGTTTCGAGTGGGCGGGCCCTGCCGGCCACGCCGTGACGTCACACAGCTGATGGCCAACGGGAAGAGGCCGGCGGAGGCCCCGGAGCTCCCCTAGCCCACGGGCCCTGAACGAAGCGGTCTTTCCGGGGCGCTGGGCCCGTCGCAGTTGACACGAAGCACAGGAGGCCGGCCGGACAGCCATGAGGCCCACGTTCCAGTCcaaggccctgggctgggggtgcCCGTGtcctctctctggacctcagtgcCCGGTGGATGGCCGGTCCACTGGCTCTGCCCCCCGGGCCCACTTGGGTCACAGGTGCACCGGCTGGACGTAGCTCCGCGGGAAGAAGCCGACGCGCCCGCAGAGACGGCCTCGCCACCAGCAGGGGTCAAGGCGCTCCAGGACCTCGATGATGTCACCGCGGCGGAAGCTGAGCTGGGAGGGGTCCTGGGCTGAGAAGTCAAACTGGGCCTGGGCAAAGCAGGCCCGGGGCGGCTGCGAGGAGAGGGAGCCGTCAGTGGGGCCCCTCAGGAGCCCCCCGCCGGGCTGTCCCGACGGAGGCCCCAAGAGAAGCGGTTTCCCACAGGTGAAGAGGGCTCTTTCGGGCAGAACTGGGGTCGAACTCGGCTCTGTATCCAGGTCCAGACGATGGCCACCCCGcccgtgggcctctcgctgcccGGCCCCTGCACGTCTGCGGCACAGACCCCGTGTCTACACGGCACACAGCCAGTGTCCTGGCGGCCCGGTCGGGACCACAGGGCCAGCGGTCCATGGACCCGAGTCCTGGGCCTCAGCGTGGGACTTTGGTTAGGTCCCTGCCCGTCTCGGGCTCTCTTTCCTGACTCTGCAGCAGCCATGATACTTTTGACCCCAGGCCCTAGAACCACAGGAACAGGCCTTATAAACTATAAAGTGACGTGTGGCCACGAGCAGTTCACTGCTGTTGCCCTTGGCCAGGTTTCGAGAGCAAGGACGTCACTTTATACTGCTTACCTCTCTCAGGCCCGATTCCAGTCCCATCTATGCCCCGAGGTGACCTTGGGCGATCCCTGCCTTCTGGGGGACTTGGTTCCCCGCCCTGAGGTCACAGACCAGGCGAGACTGGAGCCGCAACCCAGAAGCCCCTCCCTGGGCCTTGGCCACGGCCGTGCTCCCCGTCCTCTGCAGAGCTCGAGGTCGCTGGGCTGTCCAGGGTCCCGACCTCCAGCCCCAGGCCTCGCCGACACCCCCTCCCAAGTAAGACAGCACGTGGGGGCTAACAAGCCCCCTGGCTGGTGTCGTCATGCTAATGGGAGTGAGAGCTGGTCCCCGGGGCCCCTGGACGAAAGAGCTGGCTGGCAAATCGCTGTTATCGTGGGGACCAGGGGCGGCCGGAGCTCGCTCCGCCCGGCCGGGACCTCGCCCACGAGCTCTCACACTGGCCtgcgccccccgcccctcccacgCCCAGGCCAAGTCCTTCGGGGCAGAAGCCAGCACGGACCCCCTGAGCCTCGGTGTCCTACCTGTACGCTGGGGACCAGGAGGCTCAGCCGGGGTCACTACCTTCACTCGTTCAACAAACAAccactgagcacctactgggcGCCACGCGCTGCCCCTGGCCGAagacgggcaggctcagctccccccccccgccgccgggggcttTCCACCTGCTCCTCGCCTTCCTTCCCCGCCTCCCCTTGTGCGGGCCTGCCGGTCTCCCTGCAGCGCCCAGGACAGAATCTTAGGAGCCGGGCTGGACCCACCTCCTGCCACGTGGGCAGGGGGGTCGGGCCCCTGCGGAGAGGCGCCCTCGCCCGCCCGCCCCACTCGCCCACCTTGGCCAGGGGCTCCTCGTCCCGCAGGAGGACCTGCCGCTTCTTGGCGATGGTGCTGGTCCGGTAGAAGGCGACCAGCTCATTCAGAGAGTTGAACTTCTCCTCCCACAGGTAGTATTTCCCCGAGGCCTCACGCAGCACCTTGAAATGCTGCACCTGGTCCCCGTAGCTAGGGGAGAGGACACAGACCTCCTCAGAGGGGCCCACGGCGGCTggggccctccccccacccctgcccccccgaACCAGGCCTTTTTCTCTCCAGGTGAGGCTTGGAgtcaggaggagaggaggtggggagggggtcccAGGCCCCGTTGACCGGCTCCGTGAAAGACACGGTGAGTCCCCACCTGGCAGTGGAGTCTGGAGTGAAGGATGTGGGCCTCGAAGCAGGCCActttcttgctgtgtgaccttaagcaaatcacttaacttctctgaacctcggtTTCCTTATAATACCTCCCTTCTGGGGAAGTGCTCGTGTACTGGCAACATTAAATAGTTCCTCTGAGAGAGGTGGTCAGACCGCATCTCTTCTCTCCACCGTCCCCCAGCCTCAacactcctctccctcccccctcgtCCCCTCCCAGACCTTACGGTCCCTGGAGGGGTGAGTCCTAAGACCGTCCTGCCGCCGGTGTGAGAGGAGCTCAGGCCTGTGGGATGCTTCCTGTCCTTCCCTGCCCCACGTCCACTCCTACCTCAAGAACCTTCTATGGCTCCCCATTGCCCTCAGGGCAAAATCTTAACACCTCAGTCTCAAGTTCTGGCTCTGATGACACGTCCAGCCTCATTTCCTTCAAATACTCTCTGATGCCTCCTCTCCCAGCCTTTGCCCAGCCTTGCAACCCACCCCCACCAAGTGCCTTCCAGCCCAGCGGAGGGGATAGCCTGCGTCTCCCGGACCGGCCAGCAGGGCGGAGGGGCCTGCCTGGAACACGCGGCACGTTCCCGGCCGGGGCGGGCTGTGCAGGTTCGGGGCGGCCCGAGTTCCTGCAGGCCCACGGTCCAGGTGTTTCTAGGGCGTGGACAGGAGGGTGGCGTCCATCCCCCCAGGTGCCCATCCCTGCCCGCGGCTCACTCCCTCCACCATCAGCCCTGGGGCTGGTGTGCTGCCTTGTTAAAGGTTAAGATGCAAGATTTAAGATAGACATTTGTTCCAGGTAAATACcttctcttctgtgtgtgtgtgtgtgtgtgtctggggtgggaggaggggggactCCTCCCACCCTGCCCAAGTCAAGGATCCAAACCACACAGAACCTCTCTCTCCACTTTCAAGCATGCCTCCAGGCTTCTGCATACGCTATTTCTTCCAAATTCTTCTTGAATCAAACTCCTACTGGTGCTTCAAGGCCCCACATAAAATGGCCCAACCTCCGCGAGCTGCCTCAGATGCCCTCAGTCAGTCAGAGCCCAGGGACTCCTTGGGTTCCTCAGCTCCTTGTACAGTCTGCCTGTAACCCGCTGCTCACAAGACACCCAGAGGCAGGGAGGCGGGAGGCGGCCCAGCTCTAGCCCAGTCGGGAGAGGCTGGGCTCAGGGGCGAAGCAGCGTGGCCCGAGGGGTCAGTGCTCACGGGCTGCACTGTTCCTGGACCCTCCCCTCCCGGCTCTGAGCTGTGGTCCCAGCCCCTCTAACACGCGTCCACTCTCAGGGCGGCAAGCTCCCTGCACAgaactgaggccagagaaggcCTGAGACTCTGTGACCGGGCACAGCCATCATCCCCAGCCCGAGACTAAGCCGCCACGCTGTCAGCTGTGGGATGTATGTGTCCATGTCCCGGGATGGGAGGAGGACGGGCGGGCAGGCAGGTGCTTCCCGCCCCGTCTGGCCTGCTGCAGCCTCGTCCCTTGAGGCCGCCCCCGAGCCTGGGACTCCCTAGTGCCCCGTTCCGGCGGGCTCGGGGTTCTCCCGGTCCCTGGACTGTATTCTGGGAGGCAGAAGGCCCTGACTCCGTGCCGGCCCCGAGAAGGAGCCCTGGGTGCGGGCGGCCCCCGTCCTCTGGGTACGTGGCGGACGAGAGTGTGGGAGGTTTGAAAAGATCTCAGCCCCAAATGAGTGCACCGCTGAACACTTTGGTGTTTGAAGTTTCTCTTCAAAAGCTTATCTTACCCGGAGGGACACCCAGCACGGAGCATTCCCTGATCACACCCAGGTCAGGGGGCGAGACCTGGGAAGGGGCAAGGGACCCAGGAGTTCTAGTGCCTTGCAACCTGGCAATCGGCAGGTTCACAAACGTGGGACGCTCTCGTGGTCCAGCCCCCCAGCCTGCGCGTGGCTCGCGCTGGGAGAGCGGGGCCCAGCTGCGCTGCTGCATCTCTGAGCGGGTGTGGCCGTCCTGCCGGGCCAGCCCCGGCCTGACCGGTGACCCGCCTCTGTGTGACAGGCCCGAGGACCCAGCACTTgggcagtctctctctctctcccagccaGCCTGTCTCCCGCCTCGCCAGGCTCGAGTCTAAGTCCAGATGGcccctgagggaggaggggcggcCCTGCGGGGTGAGCCCTCCTGAGCTGGAGGGAAGGGCCGACCCGGGGCTCGGGGCGGTGGGCTGGCCCGGGCGCGGCCAGAAGAGGGGCCACCAGGAGCTGGTGCACAACAGTGGGCGGAGCCTGAGgggcgtgcgtgcgcgtgcgtgcgtgcgtgcgtctgTGGGAGGGGCCGGATGTGTACATCCCTTTCTGAGCCGCCGTGGGTGAGTTTGTCTCTATGTGTGACCCCCGTGCCCACCCACCCAGGGGGATGAGGGCTGGGCCTGGCCCCTGGGCTGTCAGAAGACCCCAAGGATGAAGTCAGGCCTGATGCCAGCAGCCACCGGTCCCGCCCGGCAGGTTCTTCCGGCTTGGTGGCGGCAGCCGCAGAGGTGACAGTAGCAGCCCAGGGAGGATACACAAGGCTGGGGTAAGGTCGGGAGCCCCagtaccccacccccacccccaggcagggCCTGTGGAACCCCGGGGTGGAGGCCAGGGTGCTAACTGCCCGCTGGATGATCTCCATCAGTCATGGCCCTTCTCTCGACTCAAGTTTTCCCGTCTGTGAAAAGGGAGGGGGTGGATTCCCTGTCCAGCAGTCGACGTGAGATAGAATCAAACTGACCTTGGGACTGCCGGTGGAGACAGACTCCCGCTGGGTCTTTAGGCCTCAGGGAAGAAGAGTGGAACGGTAGACCTGGTCTTTCAGGTCACAGAGGGTCAATGGGCTCTAGCGCCACcgtttctggctgtgtgacctcgggcaagttactgCATGTCTCTGAGCTTTTGTTTCCTGACCTGCACACTGGGCTTCCAGGGTCACTTCCTCCCTGTCTTTGAGGGCATAAAATTGTGCCCCCCCCATTCTTTCCTGCTTCATTTTCCCAAGAGCCTTTATCATCttcaaagattttatatattttacgaatcatttagaaaattatatatatacacatacatgcatacatacatacatacgtgtATAAAATTGTCAGTCACACCAGTAGAACGTGAGTGCCTAAAGGACAGGGAGCTTCGTCTGATTTGTTGGTGGTTGAATCCCCCGCACCAGGCACGGGGCCTGGCGCACAGTAGGGGTTCAGCGACCAGGGCAACAGAGCAAACACATCACTGACTCCAGGGCACCCCTGGcctgaaaagaagtaaaacgtCTCACTTGGGAGCAAACCGTCATTTCTGACAGAGAAGCCCACAGCAGCCTGGATCAGAGTGTAGGGCAAAAGTAACACAGCCCAGGCAGTGCGCCCCTGCCCCGGCCCACTGGCCACCAGCTCAGACATGCTCCCAGAGGTGGAGGGGGACAGCCTCGTGTAAACTCGTAAAGGGCAGCCAGCCGTGGCCACCATCACTCCGTGAGGCAGAACAAGGCCCGTGAACCCCACCTCTGACAGCTTTATGAGGCTTGGCCTGAGTGTGCAGGAGACGCCACGCATATGAGGTCAGAGGCCCCAGGAGCACAGCCAGCGAGGGCGGAAGTGCTCTCACACACGGATCTGTGTGACCGTCACCCAGATGGGTGGCCGTCGGGTCACTGGACTTCATGATGTCCAGGGCTACCATCTCCACGTTGCAGATGAGGACGTTACAGCCGAGGGGGACAGGATCTGCTGAGGTTACGCAGCAGGTCCAGGGCAAGGCCAGAACGAGAACTGGGCTCCCCGCCCCGTGTGGCCACTGGCCCTTCTCTGAGAGCCCGGCACCCTGGGGCGTGGGCCGGGAGGCACGGTGTGGCCCTGGGAGGGTCAACATGTTGATGATTACATAGCTGGCATTTGGGGAGGACTCACTGCGCGCCAGCATCACACTAAGCACAGTACATAGAtgttcattttatagacaaggaaacaggcTGGGGTACCTTGCCCTGGGTTATGCGGGAGAAGTGCCAGAGCTGAGATTCTTGCTCAGAAGCCCCCCTCCTAGCTGCCCTGAGTCTGTTTCCTGCTCTGGTCTCTGCCCAGTGGTCCTCCAAGGGCCCTGAAAGGCCCCCCTAAGAGACGATGGACCAGAGTCGGGGCAGGACCCGGTCCCGGCCCTGGGGGACGAAACCGAGGTTGGAGGGCGCCACCTGGTGGTGCTGTATGCACACCACAGCCCTGGGGCCCAAGGTTCCCGTtctgagctgggggagggggcttggCCAGGATgcctggggtgtgggggggagggggcatgtGCTGGGATTTCTCAGAGGGACACTCCCAGACCCCTTCCCAAGGTAGCATTGGAGCTGGCTCCCCAGAACTGCCTGTCTCCCCTCCTGGTCAGACAAATGCCTTGCTGTCCAAGCCCACCTCTCTCTGCCCCAACCCGTCAGGCCCCTCTCTCCGGCTGTGACTCCCCGTTGCTGGCTCTGCCCCACTCACCCCAGGCGcattcccaccccagggcctttgcatttctgttccctctgcctggaagccTCTCCTCCCGGACCCTCACTCCTGGGCCCCAGGCGGTGTTCAGATCCCTGCCCACTGGCTCCTGCTACATTCATTTGTCTCCTTTTTTCATGTGTtcagtctgtctcccccactaagACATAAACCCCAAAGGGCagcaactttgttttttttttcactgtcatTTCCCAAGTCCCTAGAACAGCCTGGCACGTGGCATGTAGCTCAGTGACAATTCCTCGAGTTGCTGCACCTAGATCCTACTGTTCCAGACGCTGGGAGTAGGAAGGACAGAGATCAGCTGGGGCCCTGACCCCTTCACCCCCGACCCCGGTTCCTGCCCCTTCCTTCCGGCCTGGATTCCTCCATTGCCCGATTGTGACCTTTGGGATTGGGTTCCGAGCTGCCCAGAGGCTGCCATCGTGCTTCCGCGCCAGCCACTACTCTAATGGCTCCAAACAGAATGACTCATATATTCTTTGCAATAACCCATTTTACatgtgaggaaacaggcacagagaggttaagggacttgcccaaagtcacacagccaggaaatggcagagccagaatctgAACCCAAGCAGCCCGGCCCCAGGGTCCATCCTGTCAACTATGTAGCACACAGGGGAACCCTGTCCGGAGCACATCCCGGACACCCGCCCTGGGTGCCCTGGGTGCCCTGGGTGCCCTGCTGCTCTCCCACCCCCAGTCCCACCACATCAACCTCCCCTGGTGACTTGCTGCTCATGGAACAATGGCCGACCCTTCAGCCCGGCGCTCCTGCTGCTAAGGGACACACCCCGGGGTCTGCGTCATCCCCGACCCCCGGAGGATCGCCTGCTTCCGGGCATCTGTCATTCCCTCCACACCCTGCAGGCCTGTCCCTAGCCACGCTGCCCCCCACACCCCGGGTCAGAACTCACTTCACGGAGACAGAGAACTCCCCCGGAGAGCTCTCGCTCTCCCGGATCAGGAAGGCTCCCGGGTGGTTCCGCTTCATCAGAATTTCTTCTGCCAGCTGCCGGGAAATCCTGCCTGAGTACCACCTGCAGAGAGGGGGCAGGTGAGGGCGGGGGAGGCCAGGCTACCCTGCCTCTGTGCCAGGCGCCCGACACTGCCAGGTCCTCACCGCGGTCCCGAGACACAGGAA
Protein-coding sequences here:
- the SLC5A10 gene encoding sodium/mannose cotransporter SLC5A10 isoform X3, with the protein product MPEYIQKRYGGQRIRMYLSVLSLLLSVFTKISIDLYAGALFVHICLGWNFYLSTILMLTITALYTIAGGLTAVIYTDTLQTLIMVVGAAILTVKAFEQIGGYERLAPAYAQAIPSRIISNTTCHVPRADAMHMFRDPYTGDLPWTGMTFGLTIMATWYWCTDQVIVQRSLSARDLNHARGGSLLASYLKMLPMGLIVMPGMISRVLFPDDVGCVVPSECLRACGAEIGCSNIAYPKLVLALMPTGLRGLMIAVMMAALMSSLTSIFNSSSTLFTMDIWKWLRPRAGERELLLVGRLVTVVLIGVAVAWIPVLQGSNSGQLFLYMQSVTSSLAPPVTAVFVLGIFWRRANEQGAFWGLMAGLAVGATRLVLEFLHPAPPCGHPEERPAILRSVHYLHFAVALFVLSGAAVVAGSLLTPPPQGVQVAAERPRNTPSGPASAASTPSSSCASTSSSTPTLPDAVHRCPPSPPRKRRPRGGGRPSWPQGRSVPRGRPSQQSGSSENVGRKWEKRTCDASRMGAVIGKKTRFLMSVLLLFYCFYFEFSGPGRERQARQSSGLQGLGPALGRGSPSPPLPWLLPHPTCSPLPALRPSSTGPAFKALAEPPRSACAPRAPGSPA
- the SLC5A10 gene encoding sodium/mannose cotransporter SLC5A10 isoform X1, with product MLTITALYTIAGGLTAVIYTDTLQTLIMVVGAAILTVKAFEQIGGYERLAPAYAQAIPSRIISNTTCHVPRADAMHMFRDPYTGDLPWTGMTFGLTIMATWYWCTDQVIVQRSLSARDLNHARGGSLLASYLKMLPMGLIVMPGMISRVLFPDDVGCVVPSECLRACGAEIGCSNIAYPKLVLALMPTGLRGLMIAVMMAALMSSLTSIFNSSSTLFTMDIWKWLRPRAGERELLLVGRLVTVVLIGVAVAWIPVLQGSNSGQLFLYMQSVTSSLAPPVTAVFVLGIFWRRANEQGAFWGLMAGLAVGATRLVLEFLHPAPPCGHPEERPAILRSVHYLHFAVALFVLSGAAVVAGSLLTPPPQGVQVAAERPRNTPSGPASAASTPSSSCASTSSSTPTLPDAVHRCPPSPPRKRRPRGGGRPSWPQGRSVPRGRPSQQSGSSENVGRKWEKRTCDASRMGAVIGKKTRFLMSVLLLFYCFYFEFSGPGRERQARQSSGLQGLGPALGRGSPSPPLPWLLPHPTCSPLPALRPSSTGPAFKALAEPPRSACAPRAPGSPA
- the SLC5A10 gene encoding sodium/mannose cotransporter SLC5A10 isoform X2; this translates as MVVGAAILTVKAFEQIGGYERLAPAYAQAIPSRIISNTTCHVPRADAMHMFRDPYTGDLPWTGMTFGLTIMATWYWCTDQVIVQRSLSARDLNHARGGSLLASYLKMLPMGLIVMPGMISRVLFPDDVGCVVPSECLRACGAEIGCSNIAYPKLVLALMPTGLRGLMIAVMMAALMSSLTSIFNSSSTLFTMDIWKWLRPRAGERELLLVGRLVTVVLIGVAVAWIPVLQGSNSGQLFLYMQSVTSSLAPPVTAVFVLGIFWRRANEQGAFWGLMAGLAVGATRLVLEFLHPAPPCGHPEERPAILRSVHYLHFAVALFVLSGAAVVAGSLLTPPPQGVQVAAERPRNTPSGPASAASTPSSSCASTSSSTPTLPDAVHRCPPSPPRKRRPRGGGRPSWPQGRSVPRGRPSQQSGSSENVGRKWEKRTCDASRMGAVIGKKTRFLMSVLLLFYCFYFEFSGPGRERQARQSSGLQGLGPALGRGSPSPPLPWLLPHPTCSPLPALRPSSTGPAFKALAEPPRSACAPRAPGSPA
- the GRAP gene encoding GRB2-related adapter protein; the encoded protein is MESVALYSFQATESDELAFNKGDTLKILNMEDDQNWYKAELRGAEGFVPKNYIRVKPHPWYSGRISRQLAEEILMKRNHPGAFLIRESESSPGEFSVSVNYGDQVQHFKVLREASGKYYLWEEKFNSLNELVAFYRTSTIAKKRQVLLRDEEPLAKPPRACFAQAQFDFSAQDPSQLSFRRGDIIEVLERLDPCWWRGRLCGRVGFFPRSYVQPVHL